One window of the Eucalyptus grandis isolate ANBG69807.140 chromosome 6, ASM1654582v1, whole genome shotgun sequence genome contains the following:
- the LOC104450818 gene encoding uncharacterized protein LOC104450818, which yields MNWIQRKIYLYNVTFGLFMLDWWERYLFNTLVIVLMWFLIYNTSRYVTTFCKSIYGEAHQFEGAKWAWQFKRTDQPHRT from the exons ATGAATTGGATTCAACGTAAGATCTACCTTTACAATGTCACCTTCGGTCTCTTCATGTTGGATTGGTGGGAGCGCTATTTGTTCA ATACTCTGGTAATTGTCTTGATGTGGTTCCTTATTTACAACACTTCACGTTATGTAACTACGTTCTGCAAAAG CATATATGGTGAAGCGCATCAATTTGAGGGAGCAAAATGGGCGTGGCAGTTTAAAAGAACTGATCAACCCCATAGGACGTGA